Genomic window (Drosophila willistoni isolate 14030-0811.24 chromosome 2L unlocalized genomic scaffold, UCI_dwil_1.1 Seg196, whole genome shotgun sequence):
tattatatacattttaatgTCATAAATGTTAAGTATACGCTAGCTGGTTTGCATAACAAAATTAGATGGAGCCAAATTGTTATCGTTCAATCGTTATTAATAAAGACAACTCTTGAATTAGGTGAGAAATTTGACTGGAAGGGTTTGGTAAAAAAGGTTAGTTGCACATCTTTTTCCAGTAGTGCGAAAACGTTactcattttgtttgtttttttttttaagcaattAGTTATAGAGCTAAAGTGGAATTGGAATGAAATAATCAGGAGTCTGGTCACACTCAACTACGTGACAATTTCAGTCAGTGTGACCGTTTCAGTTCGATTAGTGTTAGAAAGGCGATATTAACTGCTTCGTTTCGAACTTGCCGGGATAAAACGGATATAATAAGTAATTCCTTTCCATAGAGATATCTTAATATCCTTATTGACAAAGCAATCTTTagtattaaattgttttttcgcCAGGCACAAGAAAATGGCTCCTTCATATCCATTTGGATAATATGAAACGAAATCTCTTTTGTTATTAATCTAGTTAAATACAAACACATTGTGTTTCAGCATTattaactttaaatatttactgtaaataaaataattttctcTTGAAAATTAGAGATAGCTGCACCGATGTTAATTTGAATTGCCTTTAgttatttagtttattttattaaattaccAATGTTTTGTTATTGATTTCGGTTGTAATAATTTGAAAACAGGTACGCTTATAGTAGTTAATAcgttatttatttactttcaactgaaaatacaatacaatccatcaaaaaatatacacaTGGACTTGCTGTTTTAACCAAGTCATTTGGAAATGAACTAATTTCAATTACCGTCAATTAACCcctaattaaatttaatatttcatttgcgTACATCatactaattgtaagattaAATTGTTCTGCGTTCCATTCTTCGTTACAAAATTGACGTCACCTAAGTGGACTTCGAAGCCCTTTTCACAAACAATgtttgcatatatgtatataattatatatgtatgtaaatataggtatatatatgaatataggtttatattatttatacatatgtctaCTGTTGAATATTCAGTTCTAGGTTAATATTGATATAAAAGCTTCGCTCAAAAGTGCACTGcatgtttttaatttaaaataggAAATTagtcacatttttttttgttttgtttcgtaAAACAACATCATATGATGTTCGTTTAAAGGCAAGTGTTGGACCTCCGTTGAATTGGAAATACATTTAtcgctaaaaaaaaaaaaaagttgagtATTCACATTTACACTTTCGGCATTTATATAATTTGCGTTTGCTTTGTaaaacatttcttttctttttttgttttgttttgttgtgttgaAACATTAGAAGGCTGAAGaaaaatatgtgtgtgtgtccgaGAATACTTTAAATATATTGGCATATATAGGTTTGTATATGGAAAGCACTTTCATCCAGAGTTACATCATAATACTAGGCCCAATCTGTGTAGGTATGTatgttgtttatatgtatgcgtgtatatatttgttaaaaattggAGTAGAATTTGTATAACATTGTGATTTTATGCGGCTATTGAGAAAATTCTCAAATTAGTTTCAAGTTTCATGTTTTTGTTGCTCTGTATTAGATTCTTGTGGGCGTGTAAATGTATcaaacattttatatatttaccaGTTAGTTTGGCTTTACATCaatttaattatgtatatagaaatatatatatttatatatgtatgtaaatatgtatataaaatcctATTGATATTATCTTATACAGAAAATGTATCTGGAGTAGCAAAGTTACATATAAGTAgttctttataaaaaaaaaaaattgcatgcGTACTCCATATTATTAATGCTGCCAAAATGAGGGCCGCATTATTAACTGGAGTAAATGGCTTGTTTCAGAAAAGCTAAACGAAACATTGACGCCGCCAATTCAATTGGACAACTGcgtgacaaaacaaaaacaaaatcatgtGCTTGCTTTAAAAGGAGAAAGTAGTGAAGAACAATTGGAATTGCAATTGTTCTCTcatataaaatgaatttactCTTCCACTGCATTGCCGCCGGATTTCTGTTTCTTGCTGGCACTAATTGGTGGAGTAGTTGGTATCGGAGTGGGCGTTGGTGTCAGTGACGTATTGGATATGGAGTCCAGATCATCCTCAAATTCTGCGTCTGCTGCCTGCAGTATAGTCATAATGTCAGTTGGAGTTTCCTGTAAGAACGTCGAATATTAGCCAGTCATATATGTGAAATAGAATGAATGCCGTCTACCACGTGGATTACCCACAGCGAGGCACTCAAGTGAAACAAGAACTGTATGAAATTACAGACAGATACTCACTTTTATCGCATCAACTTGCTTACGTTCATGCATTGCACTCAATAGCTCGCGCAGGTGTTGGTTTTCCTTACGCAGGCGCTCTCTTTCCATGTCGCGCTCATTGATTTTGGGCTAGAATTAAAGATTATGATGTTAATTCGCTGCTTCTAACAATTTGTCTTATTCTGACACATACCAAGAGCAAGGAAATTTGCTCATTCAGTACGCCAACAATGCTGCTGAGTGCATGACAGGGTACACTAGGCTCCAATGAGCTGGCATGCTGTATGCGGTTTGGACCACAACTGCTTCCTCCCCCCAATCCGATGACTGCCGATGGGCTTATAGTTTTCTCACTGATAGTTTGAGTTTGTGCCTGGATTGTGGATACTTGAAGCGACTGTGCTGTCTGCGTGGAATTGTCAATCATTGAAATAGTGGCATGAGCTTTGTTAAGTGCAGCCTagtggaaaaagaaaaaattaaatatgtataaacatatttgtATAAGTTTTTAGAAATTCTTTCAAGCTTACCATAGTTTCGTAAACATCACTTATTTTAACTTCCGCGTTAGAGTCATTTGCTTTAGCTGCTTCGTCAGTATCCGGCAAAGGAGTTTCGGTTACACTCTTTGTGATTTCTTCTTGCTTTTTAGATTCAATATCTGTATCCTTTATGTTTTCCACTTTTTGTTCCTCGGCTTGAACAACAGCTGATGCTGGAGCTGTTTCTGATTCTCTTTCCTCGTTATTCTTCGCAATTTCTGTAGCTGAATCATTCTTGATCTCTTCATTTTGAGAATTATCTACTGGCTCCACAGACACATTTTCAGTGGTCAAGAATGCGTTGGAAGCACTATTCGATATTCCAGCTGAAGATTCGGAAGATTTCAAGGGAGCCAATGGTGTAGCTGTAGGAGTAGATTTCGAATCCGTTGTTGATGATGACTTTGTTGTTATAGCTGGTAGTCGCAATTCATCGATTTCACAATAACCGTCATCATCTTCATGAATAGCCACATCATCAACACTATGTGTATGCAGTTTGGGCATCATCCGTGACAAAGGAATTTGCGGTTGGGCCTGAGCCTGAGCATGTTGTTTGTTTGGTGGCGGCAGGGGCGGTGGCGACGGTGAATGCGAAACAATTTTCCGATGCTTTTCCTTCTCGTGACAGTGACTACAGACCGCCGTTGATACAGCCGAAACCTCCTGTTCCGGGGTAACGCGCATGTATTCGTTCAAGATTTTCGTTAACATCTGGACCTGGTCGTAGGCAGCTAATGCTATGTCGGCGCTATCTTTAGGAGCTTCCGGCATCATAGCAATGTCGACAATCTCATTGAAATGCTCAACTGGCAAACGGAAGATATcgcaaataattttttgtttctccaaTAAACCATCGCGTATGGAGGAGTCCAAGCGTCGTAACCGTTCACCCGGTGTCAGCACCGGCTCCGCAGTATGAGCTGGACTAATACTTATTTGAATGGCTGCGGGATCCACCAGAGGCGACTGCATGAGTAAGGTACGCGTATTATTGGAATTGTTGGAGCACACAATGCTGGCACTGTCGCGTTTCGAATGACCACCGACAAGTCCATAGCTTGAAATGCGTTCATCTCCACGGGGCTCCGAGGCATTCGAGTTGTTCGATTCACGTGCCGATTGTGTATGGCGCAAAATAACGCCATTATGATCTGCGTCATTATCCGCATAGTTATTGTTGGATTCACCGCAGCTTCGTATTGACATGGATCGGCTGACAGATGATGAGCCCAAACCGGATGAGCCTGCCTCTTGATGGCTCAAACGTTGTTTATCCGTGATATTGTAATAGCTGACATTGTCACTTGGAGTTGAATCTCGGCGAGTGCTTCGCAGCTGTACGCCGCCGTCATAACTGCTATTGCTGCTGGCAATAGGCGCCGGCGTCACTGTAGCAATGGGCAAAAGAGGCGCCAATGGCGTTGTTGTCATTGTTGCTGTGGCTGCCATTGGCTGAACGCGATCCGGTGTTAGATCCAGCGACGACTCCTTCGTGTGTGAGTGCGGTAGATTACCTGAAGATGGCTCATCGACTGTTGTATCATGACTGTTGGCTGAGTTCTTTGGACGTGGCTTATACTGATGCGCTGCTGCATCCGAAATATGCTTAAACCATCTGAAGAaatcaaagaaataaagaGGAGAAATTAATTACagaattaatatttaatgtaAATTAGTATTATTTTAAAGGCAATCTTTTTGATcagtttgtatgtatgtaagatCACCTGGACACCAAGGAGGAGCGGCGATTATTGTGGCCATTGCTGGATTTGGAATTGCTTGAGACTTCATTAAAACTGCCACGGCGTCGCTCCTTATTTAGATCTTTGGGTCCCTCATTCTGTTTACCAGAGATTAACAATAGGGCCCCATTACATAGACTTTTACGGCGCGAGCCGGTAAACACATCACCCGGCGATAGGAAATTCATATCGGCATTGCCAATAAGTGGCAGAAATCGAAATATTACAAAGAAGTCTGTTCAAATAGTTCCAAAGAATCATCTAACCAgataaattaatattaacaTCGAGTTTGTTATACActttaagtttatttcaaatacaaTTCGTAAGAACTTGGACGCACACACACGGACACAAAAGCGTATTTGGTTCTAAAGACTGAAATGAataagtctttttttttttttttttgaataacaatagaagaaattcaatgcatttgtatatatttcacTCCAGGTTGAGcacaaaatacaaaagaaaacaaagagtAACACATTTGTATGCCCACATCGACGTCagtatatgtatacaatatatatatatatatgtgtatatagaaATCTGTATACATGAATCTACAATGAAAAtacgtatatatgtgtatatttgCAGATGttgttgaacaaaaaaaaaaaaaataataataaaagaataCTTGTGGTAAACAAACAGCTTCCGTTTTAGGAACTAAATGTATTCTTCATTACACACAGACAGACGTCTACAATATGTCCAAGAGatgtttttcaatatttaaagaTACTTTTTTTGGATTAACCGGTTATGTCGTGTTTGAATTGAACTTAATATGTTAACTTAGTTCATGGTATTATCTATCGCTATCGTGTACTCCCAAATTCATTGTTCACACACAAAAGCTAGCGACTGCGTAGTTGACTAGTCATATATTTCTTGagaaagtaaataaataaagtttcGCAAGTATGCACGCGCGCGTTGCTCAACATGTAAGCGCCAACTGATGAAAACGGAAAATCTTACATTCGAAACAGTTGACCAAGCACCCGCCGATGTGCTATAGCCTTATCCGAGTGAGTAGCAGCCGAAGCAGCATGCAGCAGAGAGAGAGGTGACAGCGAATAATATTAATGGATAATCGCGGATAGCTCCCTACTCTTATGTCACACACAACTTGAACAATATGCATAATAAATCGGTGTATCCGTATTGTAAATAGcttgtatttaatttaaccAATTTATCAACTGCTAAATGCGTATTCTAAGAGATAAGCCAATGTCCTTTGTTGTATGCTATACGAGTGAAAGAGACTAACCAAGTGATCAACTTCAATTCAATTAACACAGTTGACGATTATTATGCATTTTCATAGCTCTTTGAAATGAAAGATTCACTATGCTTTCGATTTCATTTCCAATATTTGCCATAAGTTTTTATCAGAACTTTGTCTTTTACaaactatttaatttataactatttttaAAGTAGAGAAGAAACAGAATTACAAATTTATAGTATACCAAAAGATCCATTGAAtcacaaaatgaaaagaaatgtaatttaaaatGGCTCCAAAAAATAGTTGACGCAGCCCAAAACGTGTATAGAAGCAGCTGTCAATAAGTTGACAAGTTGAAAATACTTcctttttgtgtattttgtaaattattgCGCATACAGATCggaatttttggttttttcaagGTAGTTTAGTCAAGGTCTTTAATTTTTGTCACTTGcaatcaatatttattttgcaaaaattgatGATTGATGTGCACAatcctcttcttttttttttgcaacacTTGATTAGTGATTAGCGTCATTTTGTAGTTTTTCCCATTTTGGGAGGGATTTATAGTCAATTGACGTTAGTTTTAATTGGTTATTTGttaacaaacatttttgttcAGAAATATCTGCTACTTTCCTTATAGGGAATTAATAAAGTTGTTCGAACAGGGTGAGTTTTGATATACTTGTATTAAACTCTACCGGAAAAGCTAGTTTGCTATAAACTGATGACTAATTCAATtgtaatataatattaatactTACGTTTTACATTCTGAACTGCTTGGGGCTCGCAACTCTAACATTTGTGATGTCTTTGTTTTGATTAggaaaaatgaatttttatcaGCGGCTTCCTGGCGCACTAAAGTCTCCGAATCAATATTCATGATTGGACTAACAGGTTTATTATTCACACCCGGCGTATGCAGAtttttcaacaaatatttatcatCCTAAGAGAAATAAGTGTCAATTAGTAATTTAATCGCCTTTTGATTATTAATTCAACTTGCCTGTTTGGTAAGCAATACAATCATATTTTCAAATAGTAAGCCATGAAGTAGTATGCTGggattctttttcattgtcaaATTGCCATCGTGTATAAGGCGATGTTGTGTTAAATCCAGCTTTCGTTCATCCTTATCCTTATCGTATGAGGATCTATCCAATTTGCGCTGTATATTCTGCAATCTGTTATAAAAGAAAGGTTAAAATTTGATTAGATAAGGACTTTAACCATTACAAAGAAGTAATAAATTGCTGAGAGTTTCTTTCTAGActaaacatttaacaattaGGGTTAAGTGCTTATTGAAATACTTTAAAAACCttcattattttaatatttatcttTTTAGCATTGTGACCTTTgtagagagggagagagacacAAAGCAAACGCGGTGCTTTTGAACTGAAATActatttttaaatgttgacGTAAATTGGCGTCAACGTGAGTGATTCATTTCAGTTCGTCGTCagccaaaaataataaaatctgTTGTAAAGTATTTCAAAATGATAATAAATAATAGGAATCAGTCATACTTGTGAGCATCCTCTGCCGTTTTTACAGCCTTGTTCACCTCGACCAGTATTTCTTTTGAAGATTCCAAGGCTCGTTGTATTGCTTCCGCTTCAGATTTATTTTCAGGTACCACACGAATTGTAACTTTATGTAAATTCTCGAATAGTAAAGGATACTTTGTTAGACGCTGCAATACAGTGGGCAACAAATCCTTTAATTCGAGACGTCGGCAAGCCTTGTGCGATTCGGATTTCTTAAGCAACTTCTGCAATTGCTCATCCTTGTGACGTTTCTCCTTAAGCCCCTCCAGTGCGATCTGTTGACGAGCACAAAACTGTGCGGCGTATTCACGAAGCACTTCTCCAGATTGGCCATCAAACATGTCGGCCAATAGATCGCCAATATGAGTCACCACATGATTGTGCTCAACTCGacgcaattttaatttttgctcaAAGTTGCCATGCAATTCACGCAGCGAAAGCAATGCAGGTGGGAATAATAACAAGAGATGCTCGTGTGGAAGTAATCCGCTCTCATAGAGTGGCAAAAAGAATAGTCGGTCCAATAGCTTGAGGGTGCGTACATGATTGCGCTCTGTCTGGTAGATTtctgtataaataaataacaaaataatattaataatactATTGATTTGTGTAAGATTTTCACTTACCATTAATAATTTCTTGACGTTTCTTTTCTGCATCGGTCAGAGCAGCTAACATTTCAGCAGCCACCATTGAACTCCAATCGGCTTCATTGAGATCGTCCTCATCGTCACTTTCAAAGTTCCATTGCCTTTgcagtggcggcggcggcatcTGGTGACCGGAGTTCCAAAAGCTTGTGTTGCTAGCACTACTGCTACCCACACTACTCTGAAAGGAATCCTGCTGACTATGCTGATAAGCATGTTGCTGTATTAGCAAATGTGGATGTTGATGCAGGTTGCCAGCCGTGGCGCCACCGGCTCCTGGTATACTTCCTCCAGCCACTTGTTCCATCGAAGTGCTTGGACTTTCAGAGCCAGCACCACCGCCCGATGAGAGACTAGAATTCGAACTTGCTGTATAGTTGGCATTGGAGAGACCCAAGTCCGGTTGATCATcgctaaataaataaataacaatacATTGAATATTAGAATCGCTTTGTTTTCATGGAAACTTTTCCAATTTCGCTCAAGTGGAAATCAATTATAGATAGAAATTGTCTAAGCCTTTCTTGTCTCCCCCTTTAGAGACTTGTTCTATCTTTCCGTTGTCCTTACTTGTCGTGTGTATAGCCCTTTAATTCCTTGCAGCTGGTGCTACGTGTGAAATAATTGTTACTTTTCATTATGTGATTATTAAAGTATttgtcttgaaatttttatacaaaatatattcgGTTGAAGAACCGAAGGAGCGAGTACTGCTCACGGCAAGTTCAACGCAAAAACTGCTACTAACACTTAAGTCAAACTAAACCAGCTGGTCCTACGTAATGTTGACTTTACTTGGCCAATAACAACAATCATTGtggcaataacaacaaacataCGAACCGAAAGGACTGATGGCTGGCCCACTGACTGAGTAGTCCAGTCGAACAGTTTATCAAACAACAGAAACTAAGAGAAAGAATACACAAGCTACATACATCAATGTATCTACAATATGGCGTAGTGTGTCGCACACCAATATAATCGATGCCATTGCAGGCAGGTTTGCGTTTGCTCCACCCCCCGCCCTGGCCATCTATTATACCCATCCTATCCCTTTTAATTATTGTCTATGCCGCAATACGTAGATACTCTTACCAAAGTTATAACAGTCGTAGTCAATCATTCAACTCAATTCTCATCCACACACATTTGAAATGTTCTAAAAACGCTTTGACTCGGCTAATGCTGCGCATGGAAATTTTCTAGTCATTGCAAGACTGCAATATATGTACACACTCGATTAACTCTACATATTATTTCACAAGGAGGGGATAAAGGAAAGTGCACCCTTCCGTATAAAGTAAAAGTCAAGTCAAGTGAAAGTGAATTGGGGGGAAAAGTACGATGGCGTGACAACGGAAGACAACATATGGAAGTATTGCGACCCAATGCACATTAATTAGTATAATTAATATCAGGTTACTTTAACCTAGTCTTGTGGCAAAGGCAAAGacaaaaggaaaggaaaataCCGTCCTACTGATGGTATTGATGCGAAATTTTTAGGGAGTGGCAATGTCCCAAGCCCTTTTTTTCCCCTTCTCTTGTTCTATCTACCTCAATAGGAAATGAGGATTGTAATGTATGGTAggtacaaacaaaaatatatacagaaattgtatatatgtacttgtAAACCTCTTGGCATTTAGCCAACTTCTCACTTAGTCTTTGGTACAAAGAAATGTAAACTTACTTGGGACGTGACGATAAACTGGGATCCGAGGTCTTGCGGCGATTACTACGACTCCGTTTACTTGACAAACGTTCCTTATACGATTCAGATCGATTCACAGAAACTGGTGCGCTTTTATGCTGATAACTGGAGAGGCAAAACAGAAAtagttattatttaaaatgcctGATGGAAGggataaatatatgtatgcttaCCGCTCTTTTCGAGCATCTTTTTTATCTGGAGCATCTGATGCATTTGATTCAGCAATGCCAGCGGCACCGACAGCTCCTACCAAACTATTGGACAGGGCTCCTGAGCCCATGCCAGCATTGGAAAGGTCCGCTGAGAAGCTGGGACCACCACCGCTTGCATTAATACTATCGTTGGCATTTTGTCCAGCATGATATGAACTTTGCAAATCACTGCTATTAAGCGCCGAAGTATTTGATGATGCGTTGCCATTAGAGCGCAATGAAATGTTGGCATCTGGTCTACGGTCTGAAGGTTGACGCACAATCGATGTAGACGACGAGACGCGTTCTGAAATTATAAacgaaaaaaggaaatattatTATCTAGTAATCCAATTGCATttagaaatttgtaaaatatttaaaaagaatGTATGTAAAAAGCGTTTACAGCATTTGCCTTCTCACCGCCACTTAATTGCCGAAAAGTGTCTGGTATTGTGGATTGAACATTTTGCAAAGATTTATGCTTCTTCGAACTAATCTTAGCAGCAACTCTCGACGTAAGGGAAGGAGATGACTTTCTTGATTTTTGTACTTCATTCCCAACGCCATCCAATTCATTAGTAGATTTTGATTTCTCAGTGTTTAGAGGGCTAAGAGGAGATGCTTTTAGTTTGGAACTTTTTAAAAGCATCACATTCTTATCCGTCTTGGCGGCATCACAATCTTGAGGGGCAACTGCAACAACTCCAGTCGTTTGCGGTTCTGCACTACGCAATGAAAATTTCAAAGCAATTGGATTTGTTCGTCTCTTTGTCAGCGAGGACTTTCCCCTTATTAGAGAAAAATCATCTGATGctaaaagttttttgttattcaTAACAAATTTAACAATCGCTTGCAAATTCAGAGTAGAATGGACCTGAGTGTTTTTCTGATGTTCAGCTGGTTCCGTGGCAGCCAATTTATCTCTGGATAAGTCTTTTCTTAGCTTAATGTGGGAGTTGTTCCCGTTTTTTGAATTGGTGGCCAACATTTTCCGTGAACTACGTGACCGACTTAAGCTATGTCCCAGCGGTATGGAGTCATTCACTTTGCTTTTTGAGGAGCTTTTCTCAATGCGATTGTTCTTGTATTTGCGATCTGTGAGCAGCATACTTGTTTTACTTCGCGAAAGCTTTAGGCCACGCTGCATTACGGCCACATTATTGGAGTCATCGTTTTCCGAAGAAGAATCACTATCGCTGGATTCACTGCTTTCTGATTTCATCTCCAAGTTGCTCTTAAATTGAACAGGTGGAGTTTTGCTCAAGTCCTTTCGCTCCATCAATTCACTCTCCTCTTCGACTAGTTCGTTTAGTTGCAAATTGGACTTTGGCTCTACTTTATAGAAAATGGGTGGCGATTTATTACGTTTACGTTGAGGCCTTTGTGGCTTTATCACATTTGGAGAGGTTTGTTCGTTTGTTGGCACAATTCCATCCTTTTTGGTCATCTTTTCCAATTTGGGCGTTTGGGTTTTACGTCGAAAACTGGAACGCCggaatttttgaaattttgacaTTTCAGGTGAGGGGGCATCGTCAGTAGTGTTGGTCGGCGTAGAATCTCGATCCCCATTGGAAGCATTGCCGCCGATA
Coding sequences:
- the LOC6640155 gene encoding uncharacterized protein LOC6640155 isoform X2 codes for the protein MDDPSIRKRLIDLCTDEHEYDEVQELPEESSTQSLQSSEISSNGGTNASSALGLGAVASVGPSGSSVDLPPELPPPKQKSVKNSKNKQKQKSSAIKSKIPRSPSLASSLSSLASSLSGSHSNNHNNNNNNVPPQTPPLPAGYQQSNKQKKHMNGGKVPASDAASAASAAASAANPTTSSTNTALNNANNNSNMNIMIGDDKAATGAGAGAGGGAPPVSESTGGTHPQIQVTSAVETTVTTPTTPSTPNLASPKNFQYLTLTVRKDENGYGMKVSGDNPVFVESVKPGGAAQIAGLVAGDMILKVNKQEVRLEKHPTVVSLIKASTIVELAVKRSQKMVRPTSVGVVPTTPVLSGRDRTASITGPQPVDSIKRREMETYKIQTLQKMLEQEKKNLERLKGDTENPSYKLSEANIRKLREQLRQVGAEDAPTINHQPAASNKNTALLTPNQIQHLFASATHNNQQHHLHNNNYHHQQQASTPQSQPAHSSPAFLSLLPRSLSSLSLGTRKNKIDKDFNNTTEFLNQQRMQQMAAAGGSPSDAFNAMSQSFHQNTTSPTMQHNPQRNSAQPYCYQQQQQQQQNRFKETPKSTSGAKHKNKFSISKSLIEEDIPPPLPQRNPPRQLALDQSNGNASPNNSNLLAPISDLDRATSPQQSKALNDSPANVKTKRSKIKTKALSDPKMTTQMFLQMESSTGGASAVDTGNNTENPGMDCGGPPPLPPRQPGLLSDEMNRGSCQNLSTASGRSQPNSLNSIFNYPLVSTCTAVQNDNIKAAFPLSQRPNILYQLQHHQQQQQQQQQQQQHALGQTPHLSQIKHRRVGSSPDNMHPRHPDRLTKTTSGSWEIVEKDGEITPPGTPPPPYLISSHLPEDPNESCSGGAGICIESHQFTPISSLPKSLHSSHMQAAQSTDTQKEIISMEDENSSDPEEPFIDENGPFNNMTRLLEAENVTFLAVFLNYVLSNSEPAPLLFYLITELYKEGTSKDMRKWAYEIHSTFLVPRAPLSWYRQDESLAREVDNVLQLEFDKVEILRTVFLRSRKRAKDIISEQLREFQQKRTAGLGTIYGPTDDKLAEAKNDKQREQIIDKYLMPNLQLLIEEFEKDLPLEDARKLALCSALSTVIHRIFNTRSHPNSIVDRVHHFVSREKSFKSRLIGKNRKMVVRGHPLVLRQYYEVTHCNHCQTIIWGVSPQGYHCTDCKLNIHRPCSKVLDESCPGPLPQAKRHPHNDNKISKFMDKIRPRTSDFIANEKRSRQDEDMDADLANERVSSSTSIVRQPSDRRPDANISLRSNGNASSNTSALNSSDLQSSYHAGQNANDSINASGGGPSFSADLSNAGMGSGALSNSLVGAVGAAGIAESNASDAPDKKDARKERYQHKSAPVSVNRSESYKERLSSKRSRSNRRKTSDPSLSSRPNDDQPDLGLSNANYTASSNSSLSSGGGAGSESPSTSMEQVAGGSIPGAGGATAGNLHQHPHLLIQQHAYQHSQQDSFQSSVGSSSASNTSFWNSGHQMPPPPLQRQWNFESDDEDDLNEADWSSMVAAEMLAALTDAEKKRQEIINEIYQTERNHVRTLKLLDRLFFLPLYESGLLPHEHLLLLFPPALLSLRELHGNFEQKLKLRRVEHNHVVTHIGDLLADMFDGQSGEVLREYAAQFCARQQIALEGLKEKRHKDEQLQKLLKKSESHKACRRLELKDLLPTVLQRLTKYPLLFENLHKVTIRVVPENKSEAEAIQRALESSKEILVEVNKAVKTAEDAHKLQNIQRKLDRSSYDKDKDERKLDLTQHRLIHDGNLTMKKNPSILLHGLLFENMIVLLTKQDDKYLLKNLHTPGVNNKPVSPIMNIDSETLVRQEAADKNSFFLIKTKTSQMLELRAPSSSECKTWFKHISDAAAHQYKPRPKNSANSHDTTVDEPSSGNLPHSHTKESSLDLTPDRVQPMAATATMTTTPLAPLLPIATVTPAPIASSNSSYDGGVQLRSTRRDSTPSDNVSYYNITDKQRLSHQEAGSSGLGSSSVSRSMSIRSCGESNNNYADNDADHNGVILRHTQSARESNNSNASEPRGDERISSYGLVGGHSKRDSASIVCSNNSNNTRTLLMQSPLVDPAAIQISISPAHTAEPVLTPGERLRRLDSSIRDGLLEKQKIICDIFRLPVEHFNEIVDIAMMPEAPKDSADIALAAYDQVQMLTKILNEYMRVTPEQEVSAVSTAVCSHCHEKEKHRKIVSHSPSPPPLPPPNKQHAQAQAQPQIPLSRMMPKLHTHSVDDVAIHEDDDGYCEIDELRLPAITTKSSSTTDSKSTPTATPLAPLKSSESSAGISNSASNAFLTTENVSVEPVDNSQNEEIKNDSATEIAKNNEERESETAPASAVVQAEEQKVENIKDTDIESKKQEEITKSVTETPLPDTDEAAKANDSNAEVKISDVYETMAALNKAHATISMIDNSTQTAQSLQVSTIQAQTQTISEKTISPSAVIGLGGGSSCGPNRIQHASSLEPSVPCHALSSIVGVLNEQISLLLPKINERDMERERLRKENQHLRELLSAMHERKQVDAIKETPTDIMTILQAADAEFEDDLDSISNTSLTPTPTPIPTTPPISASKKQKSGGNAVEE